GGGCGCGGCACCGCAGACGACCAGACGCAACGAGCTGGTGTCCGGTTCGACGTCGTCCGGCAGCGCGCTGAGCATCGCGTAGATCGCCGGCACCGCGGAGAAATAGGTCGGTCGATACTTCTCGACCGCCGGGAACAGCGCGTCGGCCTTGAACCGGCCCACTATGGTGGCCTGGCCACCGGCCCGGAGCGGGGTGAGCGTGCCGAGCACCACCCCGTTCGCGTGGAACAGCGGCAGGATCAGCAGGCTGTGCTCGTCCGGCCCGAAATCGAGGTGCTCGATGAACGACGCCGTCATCGCGTCGATGTTGCCGTGACTGATCATCACGCCCTTCGGCTTACCGGTCGTCCCGGCGGTGTAGATCAGCAGCGCGAGGTCGTCGGGGCCGAGCTCGGCGGCCGGCGGCGGGTCCGCCGGTGCCGGCGCACCGATACCGAGATCGTCCGCGGCGATCGGGCGGACGCCGTCGATCGGCGCGGTCCCGTCGACGGTGATCAGGACGTCGACGTCGGCGTCGCGGACCTGGTGCTCGACCTCGACCGGCGTGAGTACCGGGTTGATCGGGGTCACCGCGGCACCCAGCCGCCACGCGGCGAACAGTCCGACGATCAGTTCGGCTCGGTTCGGCAACAGCAGACCGACCACGTCACCGCGCCCGACTCCAGCCGCCTGCAGCCGCACGGCGGCCGCCGCCACCGCAGCCGCGAACCCGGCATTGTCCAGCTCGAGCCGATCGTCGCGTAGTGCCGGCGCATCCGGTCGGGCGGCAGCCCGAGTGAACGGCAGAGATGGCACGATCACGGTGGCGGCTCCTTCGTGCGAGGGAATGGATGCCGGTCCTGCCCGCGGGGGACGATCGCACGGGCAGGACCGACCTGGCCGGTGGTCGGGTCAGTCGCTGAGCGTGACCACCGGCTTGGCCACCAGGCCGAACTCGCGCAGCACGCTCAGCAGCTCGCGATGTCCGAATGCCTGGCAGCCCGAGACGAAGCCGGCCCGTTTCGGCGGCTGCTGGAGCAATGAATACGCAGCGAACGCCTGCAACAGACCGGTTTGCTTGTAGTTGCTGTTGCCGTGGATCACCACATGTGCGCGGCCCAACGGCCCGGAGGCGTGGACCGAGTCGAGCGACTTGTTGATCCGCGGATTCTCCCGGGGCGGCATCACGTTCATCACCTGGGCGGCGGTTTCGGTCAGCGCGGCATCGCGGTCCTCGGGGGACATGTCCTTGGTGGCGGCCAAGGCGCCGGCCACGATCTGCGGCACCCCGTGCATCAGCGCCGCGTTGAACACGCCGCCCTGCGCCTTGCAGTTGGCCACCCGGGGATCTCGCTTGAACCAGACCGGATGCGAGGTGCCGCCCCACGGTAGGGACAGCGCCAACTCGTGCTGGCCGGGCACGACCAGAGGCACCAAGCCCTGATTCGGATCGAACTCGACGTACTGGTTCTGCTGCAGGTAGTGCGCGCTCGACGTGGCAGCGTTGACCAGAATGGTCTGGGTCGAGGCGATGGTCGGGCTGCCACCCCAGAACACGGCGATGTCCAGGGTGTCCAAACCGGGATTCTCCAGGGCGATCTGGGCGGCGATCTCGCCGGTGGTGTACATCTGCGCGATGCCGGGCGAGAGCAGCAGACCCCGCTCGGCAAACTTCGCGCCGTACTGCTCGTCGCAGGTGATCAGCCAGTCCTGCTCGCCGGTGGTGTCGGTGTAGTGCACACCGGCTGCG
Above is a genomic segment from Skermania piniformis containing:
- a CDS encoding class I adenylate-forming enzyme family protein — its product is MIVPSLPFTRAAARPDAPALRDDRLELDNAGFAAAVAAAAVRLQAAGVGRGDVVGLLLPNRAELIVGLFAAWRLGAAVTPINPVLTPVEVEHQVRDADVDVLITVDGTAPIDGVRPIAADDLGIGAPAPADPPPAAELGPDDLALLIYTAGTTGKPKGVMISHGNIDAMTASFIEHLDFGPDEHSLLILPLFHANGVVLGTLTPLRAGGQATIVGRFKADALFPAVEKYRPTYFSAVPAIYAMLSALPDDVEPDTSSLRLVVCGAAPMPAELIAKFENRYGVVLVEGYGLSETTTASTINPVAGPRKPGTVGRVLPGQQIRIADSDGNDVPAGATGEVLIAGPVVMQGYLNRPEDTAKTLVDGWLRTGDVGRFDEDGYLVLVDRVKDMIIRGGENIYPKEIEAALYENPDVFEAAVVARPHPVLGEVPIAYVSLNPNATTNTASLLAELPEKLSRYKIPVEVILLEEIPKNPVGKIDKPTLRRRPETAG
- a CDS encoding DUF5938 domain-containing protein encodes the protein MSTKPVVVYGASGYTGRLVCEYLREYNVPFVAAGRSKDRLDESMRTNVAGIETADYEVTEVAGDVDALTDLFTGAQVVLNTVGPFSKYGPAVVEAALAAGVHYTDTTGEQDWLITCDEQYGAKFAERGLLLSPGIAQMYTTGEIAAQIALENPGLDTLDIAVFWGGSPTIASTQTILVNAATSSAHYLQQNQYVEFDPNQGLVPLVVPGQHELALSLPWGGTSHPVWFKRDPRVANCKAQGGVFNAALMHGVPQIVAGALAATKDMSPEDRDAALTETAAQVMNVMPPRENPRINKSLDSVHASGPLGRAHVVIHGNSNYKQTGLLQAFAAYSLLQQPPKRAGFVSGCQAFGHRELLSVLREFGLVAKPVVTLSD